The following coding sequences lie in one Rutidosis leptorrhynchoides isolate AG116_Rl617_1_P2 chromosome 4, CSIRO_AGI_Rlap_v1, whole genome shotgun sequence genomic window:
- the LOC139845140 gene encoding sugar transport protein 13-like — MAGGGLGVTSGRGDEFEAKITPIVIISCIMAATGGLMFGYDVGVSGGVTSMPDFLKKFFPVVYRKTISGDLGSNYCKYDNQGLQLFTSSLYLAGLTATFFASYTTRRLGRRLTMLIAGVFFIVGVAFNAAAQDLLMLIIGRILLGCGVGFANQAVPVFLSEIAPTRIRGGLNILFQLNVTIGILFANLVNYGTAKIKGGWGWRLSLGLAGVPALLLTVGAFLVVDTPNSLIERGKLEEGKAVLRKIRGVDNVEPEYLELVEASRIAKEVKHPFRNLLQRRNRPQLVIAVALQFFQQFTGINAIMFYAPVLFSTLGFKNDASLYSAVITGAVNVISTIISIYSVDKLGRRILLLEAGVQMFFAQVVIAVVLGIKVTDTSNNLGTGFAVLVVIMVCTFVSAFAWSWGPLGWLIPSETFPLETRSAGQSITVCINLVFTFVIAQAFLSMLCHFKYGIFLFFSSWVVVMSFFVWFLVPETKNIPIEEMTERVWKKHWLWKRFMDDAEYVQDDLAKKNGHTESL, encoded by the exons ATGGCTGGCGGAGGGCTAGGAGTTACGAGTGGTAGAGGAGATGAATTTGAGGCTAAAATCACTCCTATTGTCATCATCTCGTGCATTATGGCCGCCACCGGCGGCCTCATGTTTGGTTACGATGTTGGCGTTTCAG GTGGAGTGACATCTATGCCGGATTTTTTGAAGAAATTTTTTCCAGTGGTGTATAGGAAAACGATATCGGGTGATCTGGGTAGTAATTACTGCAAATATGACAATCAAGGCTTACAACTATTTACATCTTCATTGTATCTTGCTGGACTTACGGCAACTTTCTTCGCGTCTTATACAACGAGACGTCTTGGAAGAAGACTTACGATGTTGATTGCCGGAGTATTCTTCATTGTCGGTGTCGCGTTTAATGCCGCGGCTCAAGATCTCCTCATGCTCATTATTGGAAGAATCTTACTTGGTTGTGGTGTTGGTTTCGCTAATCAG GCTGTTCCAGTTTTTCTATCAGAAATAGCACCCACAAGGATACGTGGGGGCCTCAATATATTGTTTCAACTTAATGTTACAATTGGGATTCTTTTTGCCAACCTTGTGAATTACGGCACAGCAAA GATTAAAGGTGGTTGGGGTTGGAGACTATCTCTGGGGTTAGCCGGAGTCCCAGCATTACTACTGACCGTAGGCGCATTCTTGGTAGTTGACACACCCAACAGTTTGATCGAGCGAGGCAAACTAGAAGAAGGAAAAGCTGTACTTAGAAAAATCCGTGGAGTTGATAATGTTGAACCTGAATATTTGGAACTCGTTGAGGCTAGTCGCATTGCGAAAGAAGTTAAACACCCTTTCCGTAATTTGCTTCAACGCAGGAATCGTCCTCAGCTCGTTATTGCAGTTGCCTTGCAG TTCTTTCAGCAATTTACCGGCATCAACGCGATCATGTTCTATGCACCCGTACTTTTTAGCACATTAGGGTTCAAGAACGATGCCTCGCTCTACTCGGCTGTTATTACCGGAGCAGTGAACGTTATATCCACAATTATATCTATTTACTCCGTTGACAAACTTGGTCGTCGGATACTTTTACTTGAAGCTGGCGTCCAAATGTTTTTCGCACAAGTGGTAATTGCAGTTGTACTTGGAATAAAAGTTACAGACACCTCAAACAACCTAGGCACTGGTTTCGCGGTCCTAGTGGTGATCATGGTTTGCACATTTGTGTCCGCTTTCGCATGGTCGTGGGGTCCATTGGGTTGGCTAATTCCTAGTGAAACATTCCCACTTGAGACGCGATCAGCAGGTCAAAGTATAACTGTGTGCATAAACTTGGTATTCACATTTGTGATAGCACAAGCGTTTTTATCGATGCTTTGCCATTTCAAATATGGGATCTTCTTGTTCTTTTCGAGTTGGGTGGTTGTGATGTCGTTTTTCGTTTGGTTCTTGGTTCCAGAAACGAAGAATATACCTATTGAAGAGATGACTGAAAGGGTGTGGAAGAAGCATTGGTTGTGGAAGAGGTTTATGGATGATGCTGAATATGTTCAAGATGATTTGGCCAAGAAGAATGGACACACCGAGTCGTTATAA